Genomic window (Thermodesulfovibrionales bacterium):
CGGATAGTCTACAAGGAGGAAGCGAAGAAAGAAGGCATAGGGAGCATGCTCGTTGTCCCGATGATCTTCCGGGGGACGGTGATCGGTGTCATGAGGATTCTCACGAAGAAGAAGAGAATTTTTCACGAAGATGAGATTGAGTTTGCAACGGCCCTTGCAGAACAGGCTGCCATAGCCATTGAATATGCAAAGATTTTCTCTCCGAAGGACTGATGGTCGGAGTTGATTGA
Coding sequences:
- a CDS encoding GAF domain-containing protein, with translation GLSETYLNKGPVDAERSVADALDGRPVTIYDVTTDPRIVYKEEAKKEGIGSMLVVPMIFRGTVIGVMRILTKKKRIFHEDEIEFATALAEQAAIAIEYAKIFSPKD